The Corynebacterium simulans genome contains a region encoding:
- the argF gene encoding ornithine carbamoyltransferase: MPVSLSGRNFLKLLDYTPDEIRYLIRLSKQFKEMKMAGVPHRYLEGKNIVLLFEKTSTRTRCAFEVAGYDLGMGVTYLAPDSSQMGKKESIEDTARVLGRMYDGIEYRGFAQEIVEDLGANAGVPVWNGLTTEFHPTQMIADMLTVEENFPQGLKGLKLVFMGDAGNNVANSLMVVCAKLGMHFVACGPKAQMPEDGLVEECTKIAAETGGSVTLTEDVKEACTDAHVIYTDIWLSMGEPAELWEERVKLLEPYRVTKDVMAMAADDAIFMHCLPSFHDVKTVIGKEISEKLGVSEMEVSDEVFESAYSKVFDEAENRLHTIKAVMYATLS, encoded by the coding sequence ATGCCAGTAAGCCTCAGCGGACGTAACTTCCTCAAGCTTTTGGACTACACCCCAGACGAGATTCGCTACCTTATCCGCCTCTCCAAGCAATTCAAAGAAATGAAGATGGCCGGTGTGCCGCACCGCTACCTCGAGGGCAAGAACATCGTCCTCCTCTTCGAGAAGACCTCGACCCGTACCCGCTGTGCATTCGAGGTTGCCGGCTACGACCTTGGCATGGGCGTTACCTACTTGGCGCCGGATAGCTCGCAGATGGGCAAGAAAGAGTCCATCGAGGACACCGCTCGCGTGCTGGGCCGCATGTATGACGGCATCGAGTACCGCGGCTTCGCCCAGGAGATTGTTGAGGACTTGGGCGCAAACGCAGGCGTTCCAGTCTGGAACGGCCTGACCACCGAGTTCCACCCAACCCAGATGATTGCAGACATGCTCACTGTAGAGGAGAACTTCCCACAGGGCCTGAAGGGCTTGAAGCTGGTCTTCATGGGCGATGCAGGCAACAACGTTGCAAACTCCCTCATGGTTGTCTGTGCAAAGCTCGGCATGCACTTCGTTGCTTGTGGCCCGAAGGCACAGATGCCAGAAGATGGCCTGGTCGAGGAGTGCACCAAGATTGCAGCCGAGACCGGCGGCTCCGTCACCCTGACCGAAGACGTCAAGGAAGCCTGCACCGACGCTCACGTCATCTACACCGACATCTGGCTGTCCATGGGTGAGCCGGCTGAGCTCTGGGAGGAGCGCGTCAAGCTGCTCGAGCCATACCGTGTCACCAAGGATGTCATGGCAATGGCTGCCGACGACGCCATCTTCATGCACTGCCTGCCTTCCTTCCACGACGTCAAGACCGTTATTGGCAAGGAAATTTCCGAGAAGCTCGGCGTCAGCGAGATGGAGGTCTCCGACGAGGTCTTCGAGTCCGCTTACTCCAAGGTCTTCGATGAGGCAGAGAATCGTCTGCACACCATCAAGGCGGTCATGTACGCCACCTTGTCCTAG
- the arcC gene encoding carbamate kinase translates to MEKRRVVVALGGNALGNTPTEQLEAIRQTADSIVDLIEAGHEVVVTHGNGPQVGMIKVSSDFSHQEGTTPEIPFAECGAMSEGYIGYHLQQAIENVLRMRNLERDCYSLITQTVVDENDPAFDNPTKPIGVYYSEEEAKRLAKETGNTYVEDSGRGWRWVIASPLPIEVVEARSIANILGSGGIAIAAGGGGIPVVRKEGQLSGVTAVIDKDRTAALIAQQIEADTLLILTAVDYAYSGFNTPEQKALEKVTVDEVEKLIDDAAFAPGSMLPKVEACLEFARSGAGRRAIITSLEHAGEAMTGSVGTVITS, encoded by the coding sequence ATGGAAAAGCGACGTGTTGTCGTTGCCCTAGGTGGCAACGCCCTTGGAAACACCCCAACCGAGCAGCTGGAAGCAATCCGCCAGACCGCCGACTCAATCGTTGACCTCATCGAGGCCGGCCACGAGGTCGTGGTTACCCACGGCAACGGTCCACAGGTTGGCATGATTAAGGTTTCCTCCGACTTCTCACACCAGGAGGGAACCACGCCAGAGATTCCTTTCGCCGAGTGCGGTGCAATGTCCGAAGGCTACATCGGATACCACCTCCAGCAGGCCATTGAGAATGTGCTGCGCATGCGGAACCTCGAGCGCGACTGCTATTCCCTCATTACGCAGACGGTTGTCGACGAAAACGACCCGGCTTTTGATAACCCAACCAAGCCCATCGGTGTGTACTACAGCGAGGAAGAGGCAAAGCGGTTGGCTAAGGAAACCGGCAACACCTACGTCGAGGATTCCGGCCGCGGCTGGCGTTGGGTCATTGCCTCGCCACTTCCTATCGAGGTTGTAGAGGCAAGGAGCATCGCCAACATCCTGGGCTCCGGTGGCATTGCCATCGCAGCCGGTGGCGGCGGCATCCCAGTCGTCCGCAAGGAAGGCCAGCTCAGCGGTGTCACCGCAGTCATCGACAAGGACCGCACCGCGGCTCTTATCGCCCAGCAGATTGAGGCGGACACCCTGTTGATTCTCACCGCAGTTGACTACGCCTACTCCGGCTTTAACACCCCAGAACAAAAGGCTCTGGAGAAGGTCACCGTTGACGAGGTAGAGAAGCTGATTGATGATGCAGCCTTTGCACCAGGCTCAATGCTGCCGAAGGTGGAAGCCTGCTTGGAGTTCGCCCGTTCGGGCGCCGGCCGTCGAGCAATCATCACCTCGCTCGAACATGCCGGTGAAGCCATGACTGGTTCCGTCGGAACCGTTATAACCTCTTAG